A single region of the Nicotiana sylvestris chromosome 6, ASM39365v2, whole genome shotgun sequence genome encodes:
- the LOC104239160 gene encoding 3-oxoacyl-[acyl-carrier-protein] reductase 4-like, protein MASLAFNSVATTSKFHSSSAAAVGSSSIRRQLTHLRLPSSPLQPSPPLQCRWSSSASSGVRAQVATTEQAGVEAAAKIETPIVIVTGASRGIGKAIALSLGKAGCKVLVNYARSSKEAEEVSKEIEACGGQALTFGGDVSKEEDVESMMKTAVDRWGTVDILINNAGITRDTLLMRMKKSQWQEVIELNLTGVFLCTQAAAKIMMKKKKGRIINISSVVGLVGNAGQANYSAAKAGVIGLTKSVAKEYASRNITVNAVAPGFIASDMTAKLSEDIEKKILQSVPLGRYGQPEEVAGLVEFLALNPAASYITGQVLTIDGGMVM, encoded by the exons ATGGCTTCTCTCGCCTTTAATTCCGTCGCAACCACCTCCAAATTTCACTCCTCCTCCGCCGCCGCCGTCGGAAGCTCCTCCATCCGCCGCCAGCTTACGCATCTCCGCCTTCCGTCTTCCCCTCTTCAGCCATCACCTCCCTTGCAATGCCGCTGGTCTTCTTCCGCCTCTTCAG GCGTGAGAGCTCAGGTGGCAACAACTGAACAAGCTGGAGTTGAAGCTGCTGCGAAAATTGAAACTCCCATTGTTATTGTCACGGGAGCTTCTAGAGGAATCGGGAAGGCTATTGCATTGTCTTTGGGAAAAGCTGGTTGTAAG GTCCTAGTGAACTATGCAAGATCTTCAAAGGAGGCAGAAGAAGTTTCCAAAGAG ATTGAAGCATGTGGTGGCCAAGCCTTGACTTTTGGAGGCGATGTTTCAAAAGAAGAAGATGTAGAATCCATGATGAAAACT GCCGTTGATCGATGGGGAACAGTTGATATCTTGATCAATAATGCAG gcATCACACGCGATACCTTGTTgatgagaatgaagaagtctcaGTGGCAGGAGGTTATTGAGTTGAATCTTACAGGAGTTTTTCTCTGCACACAG GCTGCAGCTAAAATCatgatgaaaaagaaaaag GGACGAATCATCAACATATCTTCTGTTGTTGGTTTAGTTGGCAATGCCGGGCAAGCCAACTACAGTGCTGCTAAAGCAGGAGTGATTGGCTTAACCAAGAGTGTTGCAAAAGAATATGCCAGCAGGAATATTACT GTTAATGCGGTTGCCCCTGGATTTATTGCTTCTGATATGACTGCCAAGCTAAGTGAAGacattgaaaagaaaattttgcaAAGCGTTCCCTTAG GACGCTATGGTCAGCCGGAAGAAGTTGCTGGACTAGTGGAATTCCTGGCACTGAATCCTGCTGCTAGCTATATTACGGGACAG GTTTTGACCATTGATGGTGGGATGGTTATGTAG